One Oncorhynchus clarkii lewisi isolate Uvic-CL-2024 chromosome 32, UVic_Ocla_1.0, whole genome shotgun sequence DNA window includes the following coding sequences:
- the LOC139392374 gene encoding zinc finger and BTB domain-containing protein 22-like isoform X1 has translation MDQGCISIVSGAPAGPKVQVCFPGVRAAVLDSLNRQREEGRLCDLSIQVQGQVFRAHRCVLAASSPYFHDQVLLKNVTTVSLPSVMDPVAFESVLSSAYTGQLSIVRDDIVNYVTVASFLQMWHIVDKCTEILKRPRPPAECNPGDAAAVTHHGASSRQQSPSSTDCLYMEREGKGKERRPYGQEQNSLPPLATWRRPQQFPRWSRPRSSPQQVISKPAQHLADSHLDYHPAGESDYSSCEEVWMSSHSKASPLSHHDGRGLDHSHTRHGGIPGEALRLRARLRQRAVPPSAEKLHGRDRGSGGGFGEEPQEKRGTERGIEANEEMGEEEKREVPERRGNSGDFHTSVHQVEEGGQPEGKKSSGELQKKEERPLGRSLALTSPHVVDPDDVIPGPSCPAPTPSSRMQWQAGPWSQQVARPQAGEEYYRREDDEEDEEEVDFGRFADGAFGRGTYDEIEDGTGQVSQRPLVPDSPDDNDFILGAQELNWPSGADMTHGGGTPTSSCPLSPSPAPFPPSSSPPIPSSSSLSLAGAPYTGKVHFCHCGKAYTLKSMRDRHVKMQHLNLRPFACPVCTKSFKMKHHLTKHLKTHGGLRPYECGLCGKKVIWRDSFLRHQARCERLAASCDGTAASSNTRAAADTDDGYVYGFGEGFLSQGGQVKVEQADFQGEAESGMSGLLGAGAELGSQSRTLVSHNFKEEASDRFS, from the exons ATGGATCAGGGCTGCATTAGCATAGTCTCTGGTGCCCCTGCTGGCCCGAAGGTTCAAGTATGCTTCCCTGGTGTGCGTGCAGCAGTTTTGGACAGCCTAAATCGACAGCGGGAGGAAGGACGGCTCTGTGACCTCTCCATCCAGGTGCAGGGACAGGTGTTCAGGGCCCACCGCTGTGTGCTGGCTGCCTCCTCGCCATACTTTCACGATCAG GTGTTGCTGAAGAATGTGACGACAGTGTCTCTGCCCTCTGTCATGGACCCTGTGGCCTTTGAGAGTGTCCTGAGTTCAGCCTACACTGGCCAACTGAGCATAGTGCGTGATGACATTGTCAACTACGTGACTGTAGCCAGCTTCCTCCAGATGTGGCATATTGTTGACAAGTGTACAGAGATCCTGAAGAGACCTCGACCCCCAGCAGAATGCAACCCTGGGGATGCTGCAGCTGTCACACACCATGGTGCCTCCTCAAGGCAGCAGTCCCCAAGCAGCACTGACTGCctatacatggagagagaggggaaaggtaaGGAGAGGAGGCCCTATGGCCAGGAGCAGAATTCGCTGCCTCCATTGGCCACGTGGAGGAGGCCCCAGCAGTTCCCCAGGTGGAGCCGCCCCAGGTCCTCACCCCAGCAAGTCATATCCAAGCCTGCCCAGCACCTAGCTGACTCACACCTGGACTACCACCCTGCTGGGGAGAGTGACTACTCCAGCTGTGAGGAGGTGTGGATGTCCAGCCACAGCAAAGCCAGCCCCCTAAGTCATCATGATGGGAGAGGACTGGACCATAGCCACACCAGGCATGGGGGGATTCCTGGTGAGGCGTTGAGACTGAGAGCTAGACTGAGACAGAGGGCAGTGCCACCAAGTGCTGAGAAACTCCATGGCAGGGATAGAGGAAGTGGAGGGGGCTTTGGGGAAGAAcctcaggagaagagagggactgAAAGAGGGATTGAAGCAAATGAAGAAatgggggaagaggagaagagggaggtgcCTGAGCGGAGAGGAAACTCTG GAGACTTCCACACTAGTGTACACCAAGTTGAAGAGGGAGGACAGCCAGAGGGGAAAAAGAGCTCAGGGGAACTgcagaagaaagaggagagaccgCTGGGGAGAAGCTTAGCCCTGACTTCTCCCCATGTTGTGGATCCAGATGATGTGATTCCTGGCCCATCCTGCCCAGCTCCTACACCCTCATCCCGGATGCAGTGGCAGGCCGGTCCCTGGTCTCAGCAAGTAGCTAGGCCGCAAGCTGGAGAGGAATACTACAGAAGAGAAGACGATgaagaagatgaggaggaagTGGACTTTGGCCGATTTGCAGATGGTGCTTTTGGAAGGGGCACCTATGATGAGATTGAGGATGGCACCGGGCAAGTTTCTCAGAGACCCTTAGTGCCTGACTCTCCTGATGACAATGACTTTATCCTGGGGGCCCAAGAGTTGAACTGGCCCTCTGGGGCAGACATGACCCATGGTGGTGGTACCCCAACCTCCAGCtgccccctgtccccatcccctgCTCCATTCCCCCCTTCCTCCTCACCCCccatcccctcttcctcctccctctcccttgctGGGGCCCCTTACACAGGCAAAGTGCACTTCTGCCACTGTGGGAAGGCCTACACCCTAAAGAGCATGCGTGACCGCCACGTCAAGATGCAGCACCTCAACCTGCGGCCCTTCGCCTGCCCTGTGTGCACCAAGAGCTTCAAGATGAAGCACCACCTGACCAAGCACCTGAAGACCCATGGTGGGCTGCGGCCTTATGAGTGTGGCCTGTGTGGGAAGAAGGTAATCTGGAGGGACAGTTTCCTGCGCCACCAGGCCCGCTGTGAGAGACTGGCCGCCAGCTGTGATGGCACTGCTGCCAGTAGTAACACCAGAGCGGCTGCCGACACGGACGATGGTTATGTTTATGGGTTCGGGGAGGGGTTTCTCTCACAAGGCGGGCAGGTGAAAGTGGAGCAGGCAGACTTTCAGGGGGAGGCAGAGTCTGGGATGAGTGGGCTGTTAGGGGCTGGGGCTGAGTTAGGCTCTCAGTCAAGGACTCTGGTTAGTCACAACTTTAAGGAGGAAGCCAGCGACAGGTTTAGCTGA
- the LOC139392374 gene encoding zinc finger and BTB domain-containing protein 22-like isoform X2: protein MDLRTTRPIPYRTGQIQVREASEKSIFKVLLKNVTTVSLPSVMDPVAFESVLSSAYTGQLSIVRDDIVNYVTVASFLQMWHIVDKCTEILKRPRPPAECNPGDAAAVTHHGASSRQQSPSSTDCLYMEREGKGKERRPYGQEQNSLPPLATWRRPQQFPRWSRPRSSPQQVISKPAQHLADSHLDYHPAGESDYSSCEEVWMSSHSKASPLSHHDGRGLDHSHTRHGGIPGEALRLRARLRQRAVPPSAEKLHGRDRGSGGGFGEEPQEKRGTERGIEANEEMGEEEKREVPERRGNSGDFHTSVHQVEEGGQPEGKKSSGELQKKEERPLGRSLALTSPHVVDPDDVIPGPSCPAPTPSSRMQWQAGPWSQQVARPQAGEEYYRREDDEEDEEEVDFGRFADGAFGRGTYDEIEDGTGQVSQRPLVPDSPDDNDFILGAQELNWPSGADMTHGGGTPTSSCPLSPSPAPFPPSSSPPIPSSSSLSLAGAPYTGKVHFCHCGKAYTLKSMRDRHVKMQHLNLRPFACPVCTKSFKMKHHLTKHLKTHGGLRPYECGLCGKKVIWRDSFLRHQARCERLAASCDGTAASSNTRAAADTDDGYVYGFGEGFLSQGGQVKVEQADFQGEAESGMSGLLGAGAELGSQSRTLVSHNFKEEASDRFS, encoded by the exons ATGGACCTGAGGACAACTAGACCCATTCCATATAGAACTGGACAGATCCAAGTGAGGGAAGCATCAGAAAAGTCCATTTTTAAG GTGTTGCTGAAGAATGTGACGACAGTGTCTCTGCCCTCTGTCATGGACCCTGTGGCCTTTGAGAGTGTCCTGAGTTCAGCCTACACTGGCCAACTGAGCATAGTGCGTGATGACATTGTCAACTACGTGACTGTAGCCAGCTTCCTCCAGATGTGGCATATTGTTGACAAGTGTACAGAGATCCTGAAGAGACCTCGACCCCCAGCAGAATGCAACCCTGGGGATGCTGCAGCTGTCACACACCATGGTGCCTCCTCAAGGCAGCAGTCCCCAAGCAGCACTGACTGCctatacatggagagagaggggaaaggtaaGGAGAGGAGGCCCTATGGCCAGGAGCAGAATTCGCTGCCTCCATTGGCCACGTGGAGGAGGCCCCAGCAGTTCCCCAGGTGGAGCCGCCCCAGGTCCTCACCCCAGCAAGTCATATCCAAGCCTGCCCAGCACCTAGCTGACTCACACCTGGACTACCACCCTGCTGGGGAGAGTGACTACTCCAGCTGTGAGGAGGTGTGGATGTCCAGCCACAGCAAAGCCAGCCCCCTAAGTCATCATGATGGGAGAGGACTGGACCATAGCCACACCAGGCATGGGGGGATTCCTGGTGAGGCGTTGAGACTGAGAGCTAGACTGAGACAGAGGGCAGTGCCACCAAGTGCTGAGAAACTCCATGGCAGGGATAGAGGAAGTGGAGGGGGCTTTGGGGAAGAAcctcaggagaagagagggactgAAAGAGGGATTGAAGCAAATGAAGAAatgggggaagaggagaagagggaggtgcCTGAGCGGAGAGGAAACTCTG GAGACTTCCACACTAGTGTACACCAAGTTGAAGAGGGAGGACAGCCAGAGGGGAAAAAGAGCTCAGGGGAACTgcagaagaaagaggagagaccgCTGGGGAGAAGCTTAGCCCTGACTTCTCCCCATGTTGTGGATCCAGATGATGTGATTCCTGGCCCATCCTGCCCAGCTCCTACACCCTCATCCCGGATGCAGTGGCAGGCCGGTCCCTGGTCTCAGCAAGTAGCTAGGCCGCAAGCTGGAGAGGAATACTACAGAAGAGAAGACGATgaagaagatgaggaggaagTGGACTTTGGCCGATTTGCAGATGGTGCTTTTGGAAGGGGCACCTATGATGAGATTGAGGATGGCACCGGGCAAGTTTCTCAGAGACCCTTAGTGCCTGACTCTCCTGATGACAATGACTTTATCCTGGGGGCCCAAGAGTTGAACTGGCCCTCTGGGGCAGACATGACCCATGGTGGTGGTACCCCAACCTCCAGCtgccccctgtccccatcccctgCTCCATTCCCCCCTTCCTCCTCACCCCccatcccctcttcctcctccctctcccttgctGGGGCCCCTTACACAGGCAAAGTGCACTTCTGCCACTGTGGGAAGGCCTACACCCTAAAGAGCATGCGTGACCGCCACGTCAAGATGCAGCACCTCAACCTGCGGCCCTTCGCCTGCCCTGTGTGCACCAAGAGCTTCAAGATGAAGCACCACCTGACCAAGCACCTGAAGACCCATGGTGGGCTGCGGCCTTATGAGTGTGGCCTGTGTGGGAAGAAGGTAATCTGGAGGGACAGTTTCCTGCGCCACCAGGCCCGCTGTGAGAGACTGGCCGCCAGCTGTGATGGCACTGCTGCCAGTAGTAACACCAGAGCGGCTGCCGACACGGACGATGGTTATGTTTATGGGTTCGGGGAGGGGTTTCTCTCACAAGGCGGGCAGGTGAAAGTGGAGCAGGCAGACTTTCAGGGGGAGGCAGAGTCTGGGATGAGTGGGCTGTTAGGGGCTGGGGCTGAGTTAGGCTCTCAGTCAAGGACTCTGGTTAGTCACAACTTTAAGGAGGAAGCCAGCGACAGGTTTAGCTGA